A stretch of Geomonas oryzisoli DNA encodes these proteins:
- a CDS encoding FAD-dependent oxidoreductase gives MKCVIIGGIAAGLSAASQIKRQSPEAEVIVLEKSGDVSYAACGMPYNLFFKEKPVEKLYAIPLDTIRSERGVDYRLYQEVTRIDADGKRVDVTDLKSGKIYSEPYDFLVYATGNTAIRLDYPGFDGSDVFYFRTLEDTRRAKEFLYRNPPAKVLLIGAGYTNLEVADVLTNMKLTPVIIEKAPVILPAFCEEVRNKVMEKARAKGIELLTGVDVEEKVGRQVKTSAGTFEADMVVVAAGARPNTALFAAAGGELGVAGAVKVDRYLRTNLDGVFSGGDCAEHYVRQLGLNSYFPLGPTANKQGRVIGNNICNPGRMMQFWGIDQTAVFKFFDYTIATTGLSERQLQTLNKDVVKVVVDGPTRGEFPGGGTIRIVLLCEKGSGLLLGCQMVGEDVVAKRLDVLATAIYKNMTVFEIAELDLSYSPPYAPVWDPILVAANVAVKKV, from the coding sequence ATGAAGTGCGTCATCATCGGCGGCATAGCCGCCGGACTTTCCGCCGCCAGCCAGATCAAGCGGCAATCCCCCGAGGCCGAGGTGATCGTCCTCGAAAAGAGCGGCGATGTCTCCTACGCGGCCTGCGGGATGCCGTACAACCTCTTCTTCAAGGAGAAGCCGGTCGAGAAGCTGTACGCGATCCCGCTGGATACCATCCGCTCCGAGCGCGGGGTGGATTACCGGCTCTACCAGGAAGTGACCCGGATCGACGCTGACGGTAAGCGGGTCGATGTCACCGACCTGAAGAGCGGCAAAATCTACAGTGAACCTTACGACTTCCTGGTCTATGCCACCGGAAACACTGCGATTCGCCTCGACTATCCGGGGTTCGACGGCAGCGATGTGTTCTACTTCCGCACCCTCGAGGACACGCGGCGCGCCAAGGAGTTCCTCTACCGCAATCCCCCCGCCAAGGTGCTCCTGATCGGAGCCGGCTACACCAACCTGGAAGTCGCCGACGTACTCACCAACATGAAACTCACCCCGGTGATCATCGAGAAGGCGCCGGTCATCCTCCCTGCCTTCTGCGAGGAGGTGCGCAACAAGGTGATGGAAAAGGCCCGCGCGAAGGGGATCGAGCTTCTCACCGGCGTGGATGTCGAGGAGAAGGTGGGGCGCCAGGTGAAGACATCGGCGGGGACCTTCGAGGCCGACATGGTGGTGGTCGCCGCGGGCGCCAGGCCCAACACGGCGCTCTTTGCCGCGGCAGGTGGCGAGCTCGGCGTTGCCGGGGCCGTCAAGGTGGACCGCTACCTGCGCACCAACCTGGACGGCGTCTTCTCCGGCGGTGACTGCGCTGAGCACTACGTCCGGCAGTTGGGGCTCAACTCCTACTTCCCGCTGGGACCGACAGCCAACAAGCAGGGTCGGGTCATCGGAAATAACATCTGCAATCCCGGCAGGATGATGCAATTCTGGGGCATCGACCAGACCGCAGTCTTCAAGTTTTTCGACTATACCATCGCCACCACGGGCTTGAGCGAGCGGCAGTTGCAAACGCTCAACAAGGATGTGGTGAAGGTGGTGGTCGACGGGCCGACCCGGGGCGAGTTTCCCGGCGGCGGCACCATCCGCATCGTGCTCCTGTGCGAGAAGGGGAGCGGCCTGCTGCTCGGGTGCCAGATGGTGGGGGAAGACGTGGTGGCCAAGCGCCTCGACGTCCTGGCGACCGCCATCTACAAGAACATGACCGTATTCGAGATCGCGGAGCTCGACCTGAGCTATTCACCGCCTTACGCGCCGGTTTGGGACCCGATCCTCGTCGCGGCCAACGTAGCGGTAAAAAAAGTCTGA
- the rd gene encoding rubredoxin — translation MQKYRCTVCGYIYDPEVGDIDSGVAPGTAFEDIPEDWVCPVCGVDKSMFEPA, via the coding sequence ATGCAAAAGTATCGCTGCACGGTTTGCGGTTACATCTACGATCCGGAGGTGGGGGACATCGACAGCGGTGTGGCACCGGGGACTGCCTTTGAGGATATCCCGGAGGATTGGGTCTGCCCCGTGTGCGGTGTCGACAAGAGCATGTTCGAACCGGCATAA
- a CDS encoding MFS transporter has product MKGVLGKFDAGLLSSEQRPMLRFLVVLTAASTIGLQGYTILFNNFAAEMVHLNGSQVGVTQSVREIPGLLSLLVVFVLLLVREHKLAALSIVLLGLGTGITALIPSYGWVIFTTVVMSFGFHYYESTNQSLTLQYFSTAVSPLIFGRLRALAAVSSVVAGIIVYCLSGIAQYREMYLTIGGLVLAAGIWGLFQNPTHAGIVPQRKKMILRRRYSLFYLLTLLSGARRQIFVVFSILLLVQVFHFTVREMTILFIVNNVVAYILNSLIGKAINHFGERTISSIEYSGVIVIFLVYAFTTSKNLVMLMYILDNILYNFEVAIRTYFQKVADPADIASSMSVGFTINHIAAVFLPALGGYFWMMDYRIPFIAGTVLGVVSLVAAQWMRVPEKGQGAVLIAEAK; this is encoded by the coding sequence ATGAAAGGTGTGCTGGGAAAATTCGACGCAGGGCTTTTAAGCTCGGAGCAGCGTCCCATGCTGCGCTTCCTGGTGGTGCTGACCGCCGCCTCGACCATCGGCCTGCAGGGCTATACCATCCTCTTCAACAACTTCGCCGCCGAAATGGTGCACCTGAACGGCAGCCAGGTAGGCGTGACGCAGTCGGTGCGCGAGATCCCCGGGCTGTTGTCGCTGCTGGTCGTGTTCGTACTGCTGCTGGTGCGGGAGCACAAGCTGGCCGCGCTTTCCATCGTCCTTCTCGGCCTCGGCACCGGAATCACCGCGTTGATCCCCTCCTACGGCTGGGTCATCTTCACGACGGTGGTCATGAGTTTCGGCTTCCACTACTACGAGAGCACGAACCAGTCGCTGACACTGCAATATTTCTCGACGGCCGTGTCACCACTTATTTTCGGTCGTCTGCGGGCGCTCGCGGCGGTGTCCAGCGTCGTCGCCGGCATCATCGTGTACTGCCTGAGCGGCATCGCACAGTACCGTGAGATGTACCTGACCATCGGCGGTCTCGTGCTGGCCGCAGGGATCTGGGGATTGTTCCAGAACCCGACCCACGCCGGCATCGTGCCGCAGCGCAAGAAGATGATCCTGCGCCGCAGGTATTCGCTCTTTTACCTGCTGACGCTCCTCTCCGGCGCGAGGCGCCAGATCTTCGTGGTCTTTTCGATCCTGCTCCTGGTCCAGGTGTTCCATTTCACGGTGCGGGAGATGACCATCCTCTTCATCGTGAACAACGTGGTCGCCTACATCCTCAACTCGCTGATCGGCAAGGCCATCAACCACTTCGGCGAGCGGACCATATCGTCCATCGAGTACTCCGGCGTCATCGTCATCTTCCTGGTCTACGCCTTCACCACTTCGAAAAATCTGGTCATGCTGATGTACATACTGGACAACATCCTCTACAATTTCGAGGTTGCTATCAGGACCTACTTCCAGAAGGTGGCTGATCCGGCCGACATCGCCTCGTCCATGTCAGTAGGGTTCACCATCAATCACATCGCGGCCGTTTTCCTGCCGGCTCTGGGTGGATACTTCTGGATGATGGATTACCGGATACCTTTCATAGCCGGCACCGTGCTTGGTGTGGTGTCGCTGGTTGCGGCACAGTGGATGCGGGTCCCTGAGAAAGGCCAGGGGGCAGTACTCATAGCCGAAGCAAAATAA
- a CDS encoding pyridoxamine 5'-phosphate oxidase family protein, which yields MMIAIPEKMKEVMAHEGVVAIVTQGIEGPHMVNTWNSYLRISPEGKLLVPVGYMHVTENNLAQNPRVLMTLGAREVEGSHGPGTGFFLEGTGTMVDSGPTFDSTKGEFPWARAVLEIKLSAAKQTL from the coding sequence ATGATGATTGCGATTCCGGAGAAGATGAAAGAAGTGATGGCGCATGAGGGCGTGGTGGCCATAGTGACGCAGGGCATTGAAGGCCCGCACATGGTGAACACCTGGAACAGCTACCTGAGGATCAGCCCGGAGGGGAAACTGCTGGTGCCGGTCGGCTACATGCATGTCACCGAGAACAACCTGGCGCAAAACCCGAGGGTCCTGATGACGCTGGGTGCGCGGGAAGTGGAAGGAAGTCACGGTCCCGGCACCGGGTTCTTCCTGGAGGGGACGGGCACGATGGTCGATTCCGGTCCCACCTTCGACTCGACCAAGGGTGAATTCCCCTGGGCCCGTGCCGTGCTGGAGATCAAGCTCTCCGCCGCCAAGCAAACCCTGTAG
- the nrfD gene encoding NrfD/PsrC family molybdoenzyme membrane anchor subunit, translating into MSPTLALQTGEGAAQRVKHAEPDAGGIVPLWREVPSQPRPAQDYYRLALLKEPVWIWSVPAYFYVGGVAGGGAVLAAALHGKTRLRRLAAWCRLLAFLGTTVGPALLTYDLGKMSRFLNMLRVLRPSSPMSLGSWSLAGTGMLATLSLLQGDRSGAVTRYGTALGGLMVAGYTGVLLGNTANPLWRERRLLLPLLFTSSAAASTAGVLQLMPLDKREEKVVQRFGMVGKAGEAACMVAMQRSEGTVPEVAAAARGGKGGVLWTAAKAALVTGILVELLPVRSPVKRKVSGALTTIGANCLRFALLESGKSAAREPQATFNLQRTRMKG; encoded by the coding sequence ATGAGTCCGACCCTGGCGCTGCAGACCGGCGAGGGCGCGGCACAGCGGGTGAAACATGCCGAGCCCGACGCGGGGGGGATCGTGCCGCTGTGGCGGGAAGTGCCCTCGCAACCGAGACCGGCGCAGGACTATTACCGGCTGGCGCTCCTCAAGGAGCCGGTGTGGATCTGGTCGGTGCCTGCTTACTTCTATGTGGGGGGCGTGGCCGGCGGGGGGGCGGTTCTGGCGGCTGCCCTGCACGGGAAGACGCGTCTGCGGCGGCTGGCAGCCTGGTGTCGTCTGCTCGCGTTTCTCGGTACGACGGTTGGGCCGGCCCTCCTTACCTACGACCTGGGCAAGATGAGCCGTTTCCTGAACATGCTGCGGGTGCTGCGTCCCAGTTCCCCCATGAGCCTCGGGTCCTGGTCCCTGGCGGGGACCGGTATGCTGGCGACCCTTTCCCTGTTGCAGGGGGATCGTTCCGGCGCGGTGACCCGCTACGGCACGGCACTCGGCGGGCTCATGGTGGCTGGCTACACGGGCGTGCTGCTCGGTAATACGGCGAACCCGCTCTGGCGGGAGCGGCGCCTTTTGCTGCCGTTATTGTTCACCTCGTCGGCCGCGGCAAGCACGGCGGGGGTGTTGCAGTTGATGCCGCTGGACAAGCGCGAGGAAAAGGTGGTGCAGCGTTTCGGCATGGTCGGCAAGGCGGGGGAAGCCGCCTGCATGGTTGCCATGCAGAGAAGCGAGGGGACGGTGCCCGAAGTGGCCGCGGCCGCCAGGGGAGGGAAGGGTGGCGTGTTGTGGACGGCGGCGAAGGCCGCTCTCGTCACGGGCATCCTGGTCGAGTTGTTGCCGGTGCGCTCTCCGGTTAAAAGGAAGGTGAGCGGGGCCCTGACCACCATAGGGGCCAACTGTCTGCGCTTTGCACTACTGGAATCGGGAAAAAGTGCGGCACGCGAGCCGCAGGCGACGTTCAACCTGCAGCGGACGAGGATGAAGGGGTAG
- a CDS encoding 4Fe-4S dicluster domain-containing protein — protein sequence MTTPATGFFTDTSVCIGCKACEVACKQWNQLPADGDFFSGRSYDNTIHLEATTWRHVAFIERQARLSGQATSRPFSWLLMSDVCKHCERAGCLEACPTGAIVRTEFDTVYVQPDVCNGCGYCVVCCPFGVINRREDDGRAWKCTLCYDRQKAGMEPACAKACPTDSITFGKLDDLKEMARARLQELHRRGVTEAWLYGMSERDQPGTEGLHAFFLLLDRPEAYNLPPDPSVPTKGVGGSWGVMALAAAGMAAAAVVAAHSRGGERK from the coding sequence ATGACCACGCCAGCTACCGGTTTCTTTACCGACACCAGCGTCTGCATCGGCTGCAAGGCGTGCGAGGTCGCCTGCAAGCAGTGGAACCAGCTTCCCGCCGACGGCGACTTCTTCAGCGGCCGTTCCTACGACAACACCATCCACCTCGAAGCGACCACCTGGCGGCACGTCGCGTTCATCGAGCGTCAGGCCCGCCTTTCCGGGCAGGCCACGTCACGACCGTTCTCCTGGCTCCTCATGTCCGACGTCTGCAAGCACTGCGAGCGCGCCGGCTGCCTGGAGGCCTGTCCCACCGGCGCCATCGTGCGCACGGAGTTCGACACCGTCTACGTCCAGCCCGACGTCTGCAACGGCTGCGGCTATTGCGTGGTCTGCTGTCCTTTCGGTGTCATCAATCGGCGCGAGGACGACGGCCGCGCCTGGAAGTGCACGCTCTGCTACGACAGGCAGAAGGCCGGGATGGAGCCCGCCTGCGCCAAGGCGTGCCCGACCGACTCGATCACCTTCGGAAAGCTGGACGACCTGAAGGAGATGGCCCGGGCTCGGTTGCAGGAGCTGCACCGGCGCGGCGTGACCGAGGCCTGGCTCTACGGGATGAGCGAGCGCGACCAGCCCGGAACGGAGGGTTTGCACGCCTTCTTCCTGCTGTTGGACCGCCCCGAGGCGTACAACCTGCCGCCCGATCCGTCCGTGCCGACCAAGGGGGTGGGTGGATCGTGGGGCGTCATGGCACTTGCGGCGGCGGGGATGGCGGCAGCGGCCGTGGTGGCGGCGCACAGCAGGGGAGGGGAGCGGAAATGA